In Leopardus geoffroyi isolate Oge1 chromosome D1, O.geoffroyi_Oge1_pat1.0, whole genome shotgun sequence, a single window of DNA contains:
- the ST3GAL4 gene encoding CMP-N-acetylneuraminate-beta-galactosamide-alpha-2,3-sialyltransferase 4 isoform X1, producing the protein MEEAGQSREEISIQTPSRWITRITWAACENACPRVPPWLTQQSPGGALESMFSVARGSRDDSSPQEPCYPLRNMISKSRLKLLAMLTLVLIVMVWYSISREDRYIELFYFPSPEKKEPCFQGEAERKASKLFGNYSRDQPIFLQLKDYFWVKTPSAYELPYGTKGSEDLLLRVLAITSYSIPESIQSLKCRRCVVVGNGHRLRNSSLGDAINKYDVVIRLNNAPVAGYEGDVGSKTTMRLFYPESAHFNPKVENNPDTLLVLVAFKAMDFHWIETILSDKKRVRKGFWKQPPLIWDVNPRQVRILNPFFMEIAADKLLNLPMQQPRKIKQKPTTGLLAITLALHLCDLVHIAGFGYPDAHNRKQTIHYYEQITLKSMAGSGHNVSQEALAIKRMLEIGAVKNLTFF; encoded by the exons GTGGATCACAAGAATCACCTGGGCTGCTTGTGAAAATGCCTGTCCCCGGGTCCCACCCTGGCTGACTCAGCAATCCCCGGGAGGGGCCCTGGAATCTATGTTTTCA GTGGCCCGAGGCAGCCGGGATGACAGCTCTCCCCAGGAACCCTGCTACCCGCTGAGAAACATGATCAGCAAATCCC GCTTGAAGCTCCTGGCCATGTTGACGCTGGTCCTGATCGTCATGGTGTGGTATTCCATCTCCCGAGAAGACAGGTACATTGAGCT tttttattttcccagcCCAGAGAAGAAGGAGCCGTGCTTccagggtgaggcagagaggaaggccTCTAAGCTCTTTGGCAA CTACTCCCGAGATCAGCCCATCTTCCTGCAGCTGAAGGATTATTTCTGGGTCAAGACGCCGTCTGCCTACGAGCTGCCCTACGGGACCAAGGGGAGCG AGGACCTGCTTCTCCGGGTTCTAGCTATCACCAGCTACTCCATTCCAGAGAGCATCCAGAG TCTCAAATGTCGCCGCTGCGTGGTGGTGGGGAATGGGCACCGGCTTCGCAATAGCTCCCTGGGAGACGCCATCAACAAGTACGACGTGGTCATCAG ATTGAACAACGCCCCAGTGGCTGGCTATGAGGGCGACGTGGGCTCCAAGACCACCATGCGTCTCTTCTACCCTGAGTCTGCCCACTTCAACCCCAAAGTGGAGAACAATCCAGACACACTCCTTGTCCTGGTAGCTTTCAAGGCAATGGACTTCCACTGGATTGAGACCATCCTGAGTGATAAGaagagg GTGCGAAAGGGCTTCTGGAAGCAGCCTCCCCTCATCTGGGACGTCAACCCCAGACAGGTGCGGATTCTCAACCCCTTCTTCATGGAGATCGCAGCTGACAAACTGCTGAACCTGCCCATGCAGCAGCCTCGCAAGATTAAGCAG AAGCCCACCACAGGCCTGCTGGCCATCACCCTGGCACTCCACCTCTGCGACCTGGTGCACATCGCTGGCTTTGGCTACCCAGACGCCCACAACAGGAAGCAGACCATTCACTACTACGAACAGATCACGCTCAAATCCATGGCG GGGTCAGGCCACAACGTCTCCCAAGAGGCCCTGGCCATCAAGCGGATGCTGGAGATTGGAGCAGTCAAGAACCTCACCTTCTTCTGA
- the ST3GAL4 gene encoding CMP-N-acetylneuraminate-beta-galactosamide-alpha-2,3-sialyltransferase 4 isoform X2 has product MEEAGQSREEISIQTPSRWITRITWAACENACPRVPPWLTQQSPGGALESMFSVARGSRDDSSPQEPCYPLRNMISKSRLKLLAMLTLVLIVMVWYSISREDSFYFPSPEKKEPCFQGEAERKASKLFGNYSRDQPIFLQLKDYFWVKTPSAYELPYGTKGSEDLLLRVLAITSYSIPESIQSLKCRRCVVVGNGHRLRNSSLGDAINKYDVVIRLNNAPVAGYEGDVGSKTTMRLFYPESAHFNPKVENNPDTLLVLVAFKAMDFHWIETILSDKKRVRKGFWKQPPLIWDVNPRQVRILNPFFMEIAADKLLNLPMQQPRKIKQKPTTGLLAITLALHLCDLVHIAGFGYPDAHNRKQTIHYYEQITLKSMAGSGHNVSQEALAIKRMLEIGAVKNLTFF; this is encoded by the exons GTGGATCACAAGAATCACCTGGGCTGCTTGTGAAAATGCCTGTCCCCGGGTCCCACCCTGGCTGACTCAGCAATCCCCGGGAGGGGCCCTGGAATCTATGTTTTCA GTGGCCCGAGGCAGCCGGGATGACAGCTCTCCCCAGGAACCCTGCTACCCGCTGAGAAACATGATCAGCAAATCCC GCTTGAAGCTCCTGGCCATGTTGACGCTGGTCCTGATCGTCATGGTGTGGTATTCCATCTCCCGAGAAGACAG tttttattttcccagcCCAGAGAAGAAGGAGCCGTGCTTccagggtgaggcagagaggaaggccTCTAAGCTCTTTGGCAA CTACTCCCGAGATCAGCCCATCTTCCTGCAGCTGAAGGATTATTTCTGGGTCAAGACGCCGTCTGCCTACGAGCTGCCCTACGGGACCAAGGGGAGCG AGGACCTGCTTCTCCGGGTTCTAGCTATCACCAGCTACTCCATTCCAGAGAGCATCCAGAG TCTCAAATGTCGCCGCTGCGTGGTGGTGGGGAATGGGCACCGGCTTCGCAATAGCTCCCTGGGAGACGCCATCAACAAGTACGACGTGGTCATCAG ATTGAACAACGCCCCAGTGGCTGGCTATGAGGGCGACGTGGGCTCCAAGACCACCATGCGTCTCTTCTACCCTGAGTCTGCCCACTTCAACCCCAAAGTGGAGAACAATCCAGACACACTCCTTGTCCTGGTAGCTTTCAAGGCAATGGACTTCCACTGGATTGAGACCATCCTGAGTGATAAGaagagg GTGCGAAAGGGCTTCTGGAAGCAGCCTCCCCTCATCTGGGACGTCAACCCCAGACAGGTGCGGATTCTCAACCCCTTCTTCATGGAGATCGCAGCTGACAAACTGCTGAACCTGCCCATGCAGCAGCCTCGCAAGATTAAGCAG AAGCCCACCACAGGCCTGCTGGCCATCACCCTGGCACTCCACCTCTGCGACCTGGTGCACATCGCTGGCTTTGGCTACCCAGACGCCCACAACAGGAAGCAGACCATTCACTACTACGAACAGATCACGCTCAAATCCATGGCG GGGTCAGGCCACAACGTCTCCCAAGAGGCCCTGGCCATCAAGCGGATGCTGGAGATTGGAGCAGTCAAGAACCTCACCTTCTTCTGA
- the ST3GAL4 gene encoding CMP-N-acetylneuraminate-beta-galactosamide-alpha-2,3-sialyltransferase 4 isoform X5, producing MFSFRNSWTDSREGQVARGSRDDSSPQEPCYPLRNMISKSRLKLLAMLTLVLIVMVWYSISREDRYIELFYFPSPEKKEPCFQGEAERKASKLFGNYSRDQPIFLQLKDYFWVKTPSAYELPYGTKGSEDLLLRVLAITSYSIPESIQSLKCRRCVVVGNGHRLRNSSLGDAINKYDVVIRLNNAPVAGYEGDVGSKTTMRLFYPESAHFNPKVENNPDTLLVLVAFKAMDFHWIETILSDKKRVRKGFWKQPPLIWDVNPRQVRILNPFFMEIAADKLLNLPMQQPRKIKQKPTTGLLAITLALHLCDLVHIAGFGYPDAHNRKQTIHYYEQITLKSMAGSGHNVSQEALAIKRMLEIGAVKNLTFF from the exons GTGGCCCGAGGCAGCCGGGATGACAGCTCTCCCCAGGAACCCTGCTACCCGCTGAGAAACATGATCAGCAAATCCC GCTTGAAGCTCCTGGCCATGTTGACGCTGGTCCTGATCGTCATGGTGTGGTATTCCATCTCCCGAGAAGACAGGTACATTGAGCT tttttattttcccagcCCAGAGAAGAAGGAGCCGTGCTTccagggtgaggcagagaggaaggccTCTAAGCTCTTTGGCAA CTACTCCCGAGATCAGCCCATCTTCCTGCAGCTGAAGGATTATTTCTGGGTCAAGACGCCGTCTGCCTACGAGCTGCCCTACGGGACCAAGGGGAGCG AGGACCTGCTTCTCCGGGTTCTAGCTATCACCAGCTACTCCATTCCAGAGAGCATCCAGAG TCTCAAATGTCGCCGCTGCGTGGTGGTGGGGAATGGGCACCGGCTTCGCAATAGCTCCCTGGGAGACGCCATCAACAAGTACGACGTGGTCATCAG ATTGAACAACGCCCCAGTGGCTGGCTATGAGGGCGACGTGGGCTCCAAGACCACCATGCGTCTCTTCTACCCTGAGTCTGCCCACTTCAACCCCAAAGTGGAGAACAATCCAGACACACTCCTTGTCCTGGTAGCTTTCAAGGCAATGGACTTCCACTGGATTGAGACCATCCTGAGTGATAAGaagagg GTGCGAAAGGGCTTCTGGAAGCAGCCTCCCCTCATCTGGGACGTCAACCCCAGACAGGTGCGGATTCTCAACCCCTTCTTCATGGAGATCGCAGCTGACAAACTGCTGAACCTGCCCATGCAGCAGCCTCGCAAGATTAAGCAG AAGCCCACCACAGGCCTGCTGGCCATCACCCTGGCACTCCACCTCTGCGACCTGGTGCACATCGCTGGCTTTGGCTACCCAGACGCCCACAACAGGAAGCAGACCATTCACTACTACGAACAGATCACGCTCAAATCCATGGCG GGGTCAGGCCACAACGTCTCCCAAGAGGCCCTGGCCATCAAGCGGATGCTGGAGATTGGAGCAGTCAAGAACCTCACCTTCTTCTGA
- the ST3GAL4 gene encoding CMP-N-acetylneuraminate-beta-galactosamide-alpha-2,3-sialyltransferase 4 isoform X4 has translation MGEESALAEGAQQTSEAVARGSRDDSSPQEPCYPLRNMISKSRLKLLAMLTLVLIVMVWYSISREDRYIELFYFPSPEKKEPCFQGEAERKASKLFGNYSRDQPIFLQLKDYFWVKTPSAYELPYGTKGSEDLLLRVLAITSYSIPESIQSLKCRRCVVVGNGHRLRNSSLGDAINKYDVVIRLNNAPVAGYEGDVGSKTTMRLFYPESAHFNPKVENNPDTLLVLVAFKAMDFHWIETILSDKKRVRKGFWKQPPLIWDVNPRQVRILNPFFMEIAADKLLNLPMQQPRKIKQKPTTGLLAITLALHLCDLVHIAGFGYPDAHNRKQTIHYYEQITLKSMAGSGHNVSQEALAIKRMLEIGAVKNLTFF, from the exons GTGGCCCGAGGCAGCCGGGATGACAGCTCTCCCCAGGAACCCTGCTACCCGCTGAGAAACATGATCAGCAAATCCC GCTTGAAGCTCCTGGCCATGTTGACGCTGGTCCTGATCGTCATGGTGTGGTATTCCATCTCCCGAGAAGACAGGTACATTGAGCT tttttattttcccagcCCAGAGAAGAAGGAGCCGTGCTTccagggtgaggcagagaggaaggccTCTAAGCTCTTTGGCAA CTACTCCCGAGATCAGCCCATCTTCCTGCAGCTGAAGGATTATTTCTGGGTCAAGACGCCGTCTGCCTACGAGCTGCCCTACGGGACCAAGGGGAGCG AGGACCTGCTTCTCCGGGTTCTAGCTATCACCAGCTACTCCATTCCAGAGAGCATCCAGAG TCTCAAATGTCGCCGCTGCGTGGTGGTGGGGAATGGGCACCGGCTTCGCAATAGCTCCCTGGGAGACGCCATCAACAAGTACGACGTGGTCATCAG ATTGAACAACGCCCCAGTGGCTGGCTATGAGGGCGACGTGGGCTCCAAGACCACCATGCGTCTCTTCTACCCTGAGTCTGCCCACTTCAACCCCAAAGTGGAGAACAATCCAGACACACTCCTTGTCCTGGTAGCTTTCAAGGCAATGGACTTCCACTGGATTGAGACCATCCTGAGTGATAAGaagagg GTGCGAAAGGGCTTCTGGAAGCAGCCTCCCCTCATCTGGGACGTCAACCCCAGACAGGTGCGGATTCTCAACCCCTTCTTCATGGAGATCGCAGCTGACAAACTGCTGAACCTGCCCATGCAGCAGCCTCGCAAGATTAAGCAG AAGCCCACCACAGGCCTGCTGGCCATCACCCTGGCACTCCACCTCTGCGACCTGGTGCACATCGCTGGCTTTGGCTACCCAGACGCCCACAACAGGAAGCAGACCATTCACTACTACGAACAGATCACGCTCAAATCCATGGCG GGGTCAGGCCACAACGTCTCCCAAGAGGCCCTGGCCATCAAGCGGATGCTGGAGATTGGAGCAGTCAAGAACCTCACCTTCTTCTGA
- the ST3GAL4 gene encoding CMP-N-acetylneuraminate-beta-galactosamide-alpha-2,3-sialyltransferase 4 isoform X3: MSSSSFSRGTCWDGGGWPEQGGDFHSDTFQVARGSRDDSSPQEPCYPLRNMISKSRLKLLAMLTLVLIVMVWYSISREDSFYFPSPEKKEPCFQGEAERKASKLFGNYSRDQPIFLQLKDYFWVKTPSAYELPYGTKGSEDLLLRVLAITSYSIPESIQSLKCRRCVVVGNGHRLRNSSLGDAINKYDVVIRLNNAPVAGYEGDVGSKTTMRLFYPESAHFNPKVENNPDTLLVLVAFKAMDFHWIETILSDKKRVRKGFWKQPPLIWDVNPRQVRILNPFFMEIAADKLLNLPMQQPRKIKQKPTTGLLAITLALHLCDLVHIAGFGYPDAHNRKQTIHYYEQITLKSMAGSGHNVSQEALAIKRMLEIGAVKNLTFF, translated from the exons GTGGCCCGAGGCAGCCGGGATGACAGCTCTCCCCAGGAACCCTGCTACCCGCTGAGAAACATGATCAGCAAATCCC GCTTGAAGCTCCTGGCCATGTTGACGCTGGTCCTGATCGTCATGGTGTGGTATTCCATCTCCCGAGAAGACAG tttttattttcccagcCCAGAGAAGAAGGAGCCGTGCTTccagggtgaggcagagaggaaggccTCTAAGCTCTTTGGCAA CTACTCCCGAGATCAGCCCATCTTCCTGCAGCTGAAGGATTATTTCTGGGTCAAGACGCCGTCTGCCTACGAGCTGCCCTACGGGACCAAGGGGAGCG AGGACCTGCTTCTCCGGGTTCTAGCTATCACCAGCTACTCCATTCCAGAGAGCATCCAGAG TCTCAAATGTCGCCGCTGCGTGGTGGTGGGGAATGGGCACCGGCTTCGCAATAGCTCCCTGGGAGACGCCATCAACAAGTACGACGTGGTCATCAG ATTGAACAACGCCCCAGTGGCTGGCTATGAGGGCGACGTGGGCTCCAAGACCACCATGCGTCTCTTCTACCCTGAGTCTGCCCACTTCAACCCCAAAGTGGAGAACAATCCAGACACACTCCTTGTCCTGGTAGCTTTCAAGGCAATGGACTTCCACTGGATTGAGACCATCCTGAGTGATAAGaagagg GTGCGAAAGGGCTTCTGGAAGCAGCCTCCCCTCATCTGGGACGTCAACCCCAGACAGGTGCGGATTCTCAACCCCTTCTTCATGGAGATCGCAGCTGACAAACTGCTGAACCTGCCCATGCAGCAGCCTCGCAAGATTAAGCAG AAGCCCACCACAGGCCTGCTGGCCATCACCCTGGCACTCCACCTCTGCGACCTGGTGCACATCGCTGGCTTTGGCTACCCAGACGCCCACAACAGGAAGCAGACCATTCACTACTACGAACAGATCACGCTCAAATCCATGGCG GGGTCAGGCCACAACGTCTCCCAAGAGGCCCTGGCCATCAAGCGGATGCTGGAGATTGGAGCAGTCAAGAACCTCACCTTCTTCTGA
- the ST3GAL4 gene encoding CMP-N-acetylneuraminate-beta-galactosamide-alpha-2,3-sialyltransferase 4 isoform X6, with amino-acid sequence MISKSRLKLLAMLTLVLIVMVWYSISREDRYIELFYFPSPEKKEPCFQGEAERKASKLFGNYSRDQPIFLQLKDYFWVKTPSAYELPYGTKGSEDLLLRVLAITSYSIPESIQSLKCRRCVVVGNGHRLRNSSLGDAINKYDVVIRLNNAPVAGYEGDVGSKTTMRLFYPESAHFNPKVENNPDTLLVLVAFKAMDFHWIETILSDKKRVRKGFWKQPPLIWDVNPRQVRILNPFFMEIAADKLLNLPMQQPRKIKQKPTTGLLAITLALHLCDLVHIAGFGYPDAHNRKQTIHYYEQITLKSMAGSGHNVSQEALAIKRMLEIGAVKNLTFF; translated from the exons ATGATCAGCAAATCCC GCTTGAAGCTCCTGGCCATGTTGACGCTGGTCCTGATCGTCATGGTGTGGTATTCCATCTCCCGAGAAGACAGGTACATTGAGCT tttttattttcccagcCCAGAGAAGAAGGAGCCGTGCTTccagggtgaggcagagaggaaggccTCTAAGCTCTTTGGCAA CTACTCCCGAGATCAGCCCATCTTCCTGCAGCTGAAGGATTATTTCTGGGTCAAGACGCCGTCTGCCTACGAGCTGCCCTACGGGACCAAGGGGAGCG AGGACCTGCTTCTCCGGGTTCTAGCTATCACCAGCTACTCCATTCCAGAGAGCATCCAGAG TCTCAAATGTCGCCGCTGCGTGGTGGTGGGGAATGGGCACCGGCTTCGCAATAGCTCCCTGGGAGACGCCATCAACAAGTACGACGTGGTCATCAG ATTGAACAACGCCCCAGTGGCTGGCTATGAGGGCGACGTGGGCTCCAAGACCACCATGCGTCTCTTCTACCCTGAGTCTGCCCACTTCAACCCCAAAGTGGAGAACAATCCAGACACACTCCTTGTCCTGGTAGCTTTCAAGGCAATGGACTTCCACTGGATTGAGACCATCCTGAGTGATAAGaagagg GTGCGAAAGGGCTTCTGGAAGCAGCCTCCCCTCATCTGGGACGTCAACCCCAGACAGGTGCGGATTCTCAACCCCTTCTTCATGGAGATCGCAGCTGACAAACTGCTGAACCTGCCCATGCAGCAGCCTCGCAAGATTAAGCAG AAGCCCACCACAGGCCTGCTGGCCATCACCCTGGCACTCCACCTCTGCGACCTGGTGCACATCGCTGGCTTTGGCTACCCAGACGCCCACAACAGGAAGCAGACCATTCACTACTACGAACAGATCACGCTCAAATCCATGGCG GGGTCAGGCCACAACGTCTCCCAAGAGGCCCTGGCCATCAAGCGGATGCTGGAGATTGGAGCAGTCAAGAACCTCACCTTCTTCTGA